The following are encoded in a window of Halorarum salinum genomic DNA:
- a CDS encoding efflux RND transporter permease subunit, with protein MSRFRLLLDAVDDLIVERPAVVVLAFLVVTGGFAVGLGNVSTEAGTSQFTEDLPAQRAFETVDEKFTPSFGPDTGTTQLIQSNRNVLAKPSLLRMLEAQRRLEERPSLRVVSTRSAASTVASTLDPNATTTDQRIEAVEGATASEIDDAVRTAAGNASFENQLSDDFNPSAARATGTVAVVEHEVPAGVSAQAGADTASPLSSIQQRSRPVVDSVGGDVRVFGSGIVSAEFENVVFDSLILVLPASVGLILLFLIVAYRDPVDLLLGVFALGVTLVWTFGFVGLAGIAFSQILIAVPPLLLAVGIDFGIHSVNRYREERVEGRDVEASMSRASRQLLVAFFIVTGTTVVGFLSNVTSGLAPIREFGAVAAVGITFTFLIFGVLLPATKVLSDRARERRGLPGSSRRPIGLSGSVLGAVPALGMGVARRAPAAFLALVVGLSLVSGAYGLGVDTTFAEEDFLPPEETPAYLEDLPEPFRPSEYTVTRDVNYLDEEFTAAQGETVTVYVEGPMTRDYALESFDRAARDPPDSFVTDGRDAEVRSIRTVIRAHANESDSFRRLVDRNDVDDDGVPDDDLEEVYDALFDSPAGDEARGFLTEDRRAARVVYTTEAGASQGEVTEDAEAVADRYRFEATATGETVVFQEVTDVILASAIRSLALALAATAAFLVLVYYGLEGEPSLGLVNLVPIVVTVTLLAGSMRALDLPFNALTATILSITIGLGTDYSAHVVHRFADEYDGTGDVFGPLEAAVRGTGGALTGSMLTTTTGIGVLVLAVTPILGQFGALTALSVLYSYLTAVLVTPSLVVVREGVRSSGSSSTDRPTLGSLLDRADSR; from the coding sequence ATGAGCCGGTTCCGTCTGCTCCTGGACGCCGTCGACGACCTGATCGTCGAGCGCCCGGCGGTCGTGGTCCTCGCGTTCCTCGTCGTCACCGGCGGGTTCGCCGTGGGCCTCGGGAACGTCTCGACGGAGGCGGGCACGAGCCAGTTCACCGAGGACCTCCCCGCACAGCGGGCGTTCGAGACGGTCGACGAGAAGTTCACGCCGTCGTTCGGACCGGACACCGGCACAACACAGCTCATCCAGTCGAACCGGAACGTGCTCGCGAAGCCGTCGCTGCTGCGGATGCTCGAGGCGCAGCGACGGCTCGAGGAGCGCCCCTCGCTGCGGGTCGTCTCGACGCGGAGCGCCGCCTCGACGGTCGCGAGCACGCTCGACCCGAACGCCACGACGACCGACCAGCGGATCGAAGCGGTCGAGGGGGCGACGGCGTCGGAGATCGACGACGCGGTCCGCACGGCCGCGGGGAACGCGTCGTTCGAGAACCAGTTGAGCGACGACTTCAACCCCTCGGCCGCCCGCGCGACCGGGACCGTCGCCGTCGTCGAACACGAGGTGCCGGCGGGCGTCTCGGCGCAGGCGGGCGCCGACACCGCCAGCCCGCTGTCGAGCATCCAGCAGCGGTCCCGGCCGGTGGTCGACTCCGTCGGCGGCGACGTCCGGGTGTTCGGGTCGGGCATCGTCTCGGCCGAGTTCGAGAACGTCGTCTTCGACTCGCTGATACTCGTGCTCCCCGCGTCCGTCGGGCTCATCCTCCTGTTCCTGATCGTCGCCTACCGCGACCCGGTCGACCTGCTGCTCGGCGTGTTCGCGCTGGGCGTCACGCTCGTGTGGACGTTCGGCTTCGTGGGGCTCGCCGGCATCGCGTTCTCCCAGATCCTCATCGCCGTCCCGCCCCTGCTGCTGGCCGTCGGCATCGACTTCGGCATCCACAGCGTCAACCGCTACCGCGAGGAGCGGGTCGAGGGGCGGGACGTCGAGGCGTCGATGTCGCGTGCGAGCCGCCAGCTGCTGGTGGCGTTCTTCATCGTGACGGGCACGACGGTCGTGGGGTTCCTCTCGAACGTCACCAGCGGCCTCGCGCCCATCAGGGAGTTCGGCGCCGTCGCGGCGGTCGGCATCACGTTCACCTTCCTCATCTTCGGCGTCCTCCTCCCGGCGACGAAGGTGCTCAGCGACCGGGCGCGGGAGCGTCGGGGCCTCCCCGGGTCGAGTCGGCGCCCCATCGGCCTGTCGGGGTCGGTGCTGGGGGCGGTGCCGGCGCTGGGGATGGGCGTCGCCCGGCGCGCGCCGGCGGCGTTCCTCGCGCTCGTGGTCGGTCTGTCGCTCGTCTCGGGGGCGTACGGCCTCGGCGTCGACACCACGTTCGCCGAGGAGGACTTCCTGCCGCCCGAGGAGACGCCGGCGTACCTCGAGGACCTGCCCGAACCGTTCCGGCCGAGCGAGTACACCGTGACCCGCGACGTCAACTACCTCGACGAGGAGTTCACGGCCGCCCAGGGGGAGACGGTGACCGTCTACGTCGAGGGTCCGATGACGAGGGACTACGCACTGGAGTCGTTCGACCGCGCCGCGCGGGACCCGCCCGACTCGTTCGTGACCGACGGCCGCGACGCGGAGGTGCGGAGCATCCGCACCGTGATCCGGGCCCACGCGAACGAGTCGGACTCCTTCCGGCGGCTGGTCGACCGGAACGACGTCGACGACGACGGCGTCCCCGACGACGACCTCGAGGAGGTGTACGACGCGCTGTTCGACTCGCCCGCCGGCGACGAGGCCCGGGGGTTCCTGACCGAGGACCGCCGGGCGGCCCGGGTCGTCTACACGACCGAGGCCGGCGCCTCCCAGGGGGAGGTGACCGAGGACGCCGAGGCGGTCGCCGACCGCTACCGGTTCGAGGCGACCGCGACCGGCGAGACCGTCGTGTTCCAGGAGGTGACGGACGTCATCCTCGCGTCCGCGATCCGCAGCCTCGCGCTCGCGCTCGCGGCGACCGCGGCGTTCCTCGTCCTCGTCTACTACGGCCTCGAGGGGGAGCCCTCGCTCGGCCTGGTCAACCTCGTCCCCATCGTCGTCACCGTCACCCTGCTGGCCGGGTCGATGCGGGCGCTCGACCTGCCGTTCAACGCCCTGACCGCGACCATCCTCTCGATCACGATCGGGCTGGGGACCGACTACTCGGCCCACGTGGTCCACCGCTTCGCCGACGAGTACGACGGGACCGGGGACGTGTTCGGCCCGCTCGAGGCCGCCGTCCGCGGCACCGGCGGCGCGCTGACGGGGAGCATGCTCACGACCACGACCGGCATCGGCGTCCTCGTGCTCGCGGTCACGCCCATCCTCGGCCAGTTCGGCGCGCTCACGGCGCTGTCGGTCCTCTACTCGTACCTCACCGCCGTGCTCGTCACGCCGTCGCTGGTCGTCGTCCGGGAGGGCGTTCGCTCCTCGGGGTCGTCGTCGACCGACCGGCCGACGCTCGGGAGCCTGCTCGACCGTGCCGACTCCCGCTGA
- a CDS encoding thiamine pyrophosphate-dependent dehydrogenase E1 component subunit alpha, with protein sequence MYDDMVTARRYEERLQEEYLEGKQPSFDISAGPIPGELHLAAGHEASGAGVCAHLRDDDTVTAPHRPHHVAVAKGVDLKRMTAEIFGRETGLCRGKGGHMHLFDPDVNFACSGIIAEGCPPAVGAAMAAKKRNTDAVAVAFLGEGAIDQGGFFESLNLASVHDLPVVFVIEDNDWAISMPKERVTDVENGADRAGGFDLPGVRVDHDDAVAVHEAAGEAVGRARDGNGPTLLEVQVHRRMGHFMGDAEGYRPDADRERAEARDSVERIEADLADYGVDDDELAAIRERAESRVEEAIEWAKEQPEPDPGQAYEDVFTNPVGGAAATDPSAGAAGGDD encoded by the coding sequence ATGTACGACGACATGGTGACGGCGCGGCGCTACGAGGAGCGCCTCCAGGAGGAGTACCTGGAGGGAAAGCAGCCGTCGTTCGACATCTCGGCGGGCCCCATCCCGGGCGAACTCCACCTCGCGGCCGGCCACGAGGCGTCGGGCGCGGGCGTGTGTGCACACCTGCGCGACGACGACACGGTCACCGCGCCGCACCGGCCGCACCACGTCGCCGTCGCGAAGGGCGTCGACCTGAAGCGGATGACCGCCGAGATATTCGGCCGCGAGACGGGCCTGTGCCGGGGGAAGGGCGGACACATGCACTTGTTCGACCCGGACGTGAACTTCGCCTGCAGCGGCATCATCGCCGAGGGGTGCCCCCCGGCGGTCGGCGCGGCGATGGCGGCGAAAAAGCGGAACACGGACGCCGTCGCCGTCGCGTTCCTCGGCGAGGGCGCCATCGACCAGGGCGGGTTCTTCGAGTCGCTCAACCTCGCGTCCGTCCACGATCTCCCGGTCGTGTTCGTGATCGAGGACAACGACTGGGCGATCAGCATGCCCAAGGAGCGGGTCACGGACGTCGAGAACGGCGCGGACCGCGCCGGCGGCTTCGACCTGCCGGGCGTCCGGGTGGACCACGACGACGCGGTCGCCGTCCACGAGGCCGCCGGGGAGGCGGTCGGCCGCGCCCGCGACGGGAACGGCCCGACCCTGCTGGAGGTGCAGGTCCACCGCCGGATGGGTCACTTCATGGGCGACGCGGAGGGCTACCGCCCCGACGCCGACAGGGAGCGGGCGGAGGCCCGCGACTCCGTCGAGCGCATCGAAGCCGACCTGGCCGACTACGGCGTCGACGACGACGAACTCGCGGCGATCCGCGAGCGGGCCGAGTCGCGCGTCGAGGAGGCCATCGAGTGGGCGAAGGAGCAACCGGAACCCGACCCGGGTCAGGCGTACGAGGACGTGTTCACGAATCCGGTAGGGGGCGCGGCGGCCACGGACCCGTCCGCCGGGGCCGCGGGGGGTGACGACTGA
- a CDS encoding alpha-ketoacid dehydrogenase subunit beta, which produces MSRAMVEAVAAEMRADEEVFVMGEDVADYGGIFDSTEGLLEEFGHDRIMDVPISETGFIGAGVGAAQAGMRPIVELMFADFFGVAMDQIYNGMAKNTYMSGGAVSVPMVLTTAVGGTYNDAAQHSQTLYGTFAHLPGMKVVVPSTAYDAKGLMHTAVRDDDPVVYMFHKRLMGLGWMPAPPGPKTAVPEEEYTVPFGEADVKREGGDATVVTLGLHVHRALAAAEDLAEEGIDAEVIDLRTLVPLDEETVLESVGKTGRLVVVDEDYRSFGVTGELIALAAESNLDALDAVERVAMPDVPVPYARPLEEEVNPDSEAVAAAVRSVVE; this is translated from the coding sequence ATGAGCAGGGCGATGGTCGAGGCCGTCGCCGCGGAGATGCGCGCGGACGAGGAGGTGTTCGTGATGGGCGAGGACGTCGCGGACTACGGCGGCATCTTCGACAGCACGGAGGGCCTGCTCGAGGAGTTCGGCCACGACCGGATCATGGACGTCCCCATCAGCGAGACCGGGTTCATCGGCGCCGGCGTCGGCGCCGCGCAGGCCGGGATGCGCCCCATCGTCGAGCTGATGTTCGCGGACTTCTTCGGCGTCGCGATGGACCAGATCTACAACGGGATGGCGAAGAACACGTACATGAGCGGCGGCGCCGTCTCGGTCCCGATGGTGCTCACGACCGCCGTCGGCGGCACGTACAACGACGCAGCCCAGCACTCCCAGACGCTGTACGGAACCTTCGCGCACCTGCCCGGCATGAAGGTGGTCGTCCCGAGCACCGCCTACGACGCCAAGGGGCTGATGCACACCGCCGTCCGCGACGACGACCCCGTCGTCTACATGTTCCACAAGCGGCTGATGGGCCTCGGCTGGATGCCCGCGCCGCCCGGCCCCAAGACCGCCGTGCCCGAGGAGGAGTACACCGTCCCCTTCGGCGAGGCGGACGTGAAGCGCGAGGGCGGGGACGCGACGGTCGTCACGCTCGGCCTCCACGTCCACCGGGCGCTCGCGGCGGCCGAGGACCTCGCCGAGGAGGGGATCGACGCCGAGGTGATCGACCTCCGGACGCTCGTCCCGCTGGACGAGGAGACGGTCCTGGAGTCGGTCGGGAAGACCGGCAGGCTCGTCGTCGTCGACGAGGACTACCGGTCGTTCGGCGTCACGGGCGAACTGATCGCGCTGGCCGCCGAGTCGAACCTCGACGCCCTCGACGCGGTCGAGCGGGTCGCGATGCCCGACGTGCCCGTCCCGTACGCCCGCCCGCTGGAGGAGGAGGTCAACCCCGACAGCGAGGCCGTCGCCGCGGCCGTGCGCTCGGTGGTCGAATGA
- a CDS encoding lipoyl domain-containing protein yields the protein MSGALVEVDSAAVWPDDAEDVEEAVVANWFLPEGAAVESGDTLCEIQIEKVSVDVPAPAAGELVERVVPENGEFRRGDVLARIRAE from the coding sequence ATGAGCGGCGCGCTCGTCGAGGTGGACTCGGCGGCCGTCTGGCCCGACGACGCCGAGGACGTCGAGGAGGCCGTCGTGGCGAACTGGTTCCTCCCGGAGGGCGCTGCGGTCGAGTCGGGCGACACCCTGTGTGAGATCCAGATCGAGAAGGTGAGCGTCGACGTGCCGGCGCCGGCGGCGGGCGAACTGGTCGAGCGCGTCGTCCCGGAGAACGGGGAGTTCCGGCGGGGCGACGTGCTCGCGCGCATCCGGGCGGAGTAG
- the corA gene encoding magnesium/cobalt transporter CorA — MIRSLSYTPEGADAFERPEAAIDAPGTTCVWVASDDPGELGAAAERFGVHPLHVEDVHNDVRPKTEVLEEYTFLLVRAARFRIGETTFLEEIRTRQVGIFFGDDWLLVLTTEAVPPVEEVWNRVAGDERRALAAGPDFLGYLVVDRVVDGYFALLDEVEDDIETVEERVLAEPDPDTLPVINDLRRELLSIRRVVWPSRDAVNALYRGDADHVTPGTEKYYRDVYDHLVQLVELTETYRDLTAGARDIYLNTLSQSTNEVMRRLTVVATVVLPLTFVAGVFGMNFETMPELSWPYAYYATMLGMAAVALVLTAYFRREGWL, encoded by the coding sequence GTGATCCGCTCGCTGTCGTACACCCCCGAGGGCGCGGACGCCTTCGAGCGGCCGGAGGCGGCCATCGACGCGCCGGGGACGACGTGTGTATGGGTCGCCTCCGACGACCCCGGGGAGCTGGGAGCGGCCGCCGAGCGCTTCGGCGTCCACCCGCTGCACGTCGAGGACGTGCACAACGACGTGCGCCCCAAGACCGAGGTGCTGGAGGAGTACACGTTCCTGCTGGTCAGGGCCGCGCGCTTCCGGATCGGCGAGACGACGTTCCTCGAGGAGATCCGAACCCGGCAGGTCGGGATCTTCTTCGGGGACGACTGGCTCCTCGTGTTGACGACCGAGGCCGTTCCGCCCGTCGAGGAGGTGTGGAACCGGGTCGCCGGCGACGAGCGCCGGGCGCTGGCCGCCGGCCCCGACTTCCTCGGCTACCTCGTGGTCGACAGGGTCGTCGACGGCTACTTCGCCCTGCTCGACGAGGTCGAGGACGACATCGAGACCGTCGAGGAGCGCGTGCTCGCGGAACCGGACCCCGACACGCTCCCGGTCATCAACGACCTGCGGCGGGAACTGCTCTCCATCCGGCGGGTGGTGTGGCCCTCCCGCGACGCGGTGAACGCGCTCTACCGCGGCGACGCCGACCACGTGACCCCGGGGACCGAGAAGTACTACCGCGACGTGTACGACCACCTCGTACAGCTGGTCGAGTTGACCGAGACGTACCGCGACCTGACGGCGGGCGCGCGGGACATCTACCTCAACACGCTCTCGCAGTCGACCAACGAGGTGATGCGCAGGCTCACGGTCGTCGCCACCGTGGTGCTCCCGCTCACGTTCGTCGCCGGCGTGTTCGGGATGAACTTCGAGACGATGCCGGAGCTGTCGTGGCCGTACGCCTACTACGCGACGATGCTCGGGATGGCGGCCGTCGCGCTGGTCCTCACGGCGTACTTCCGGCGCGAGGGGTGGCTGTAG
- a CDS encoding DUF5808 domain-containing protein: protein MAGKPESGELFGVPYNFERPSVKRLLDSYWQPGEGMLVEKPFGIGYTLNLANWRSWAVLVVAGALLFQERSGGDAEGMEADEGPVEVIVDDD, encoded by the coding sequence ATGGCTGGCAAACCGGAGTCAGGCGAACTGTTCGGCGTCCCCTACAACTTCGAGCGGCCGAGCGTCAAGCGGCTCCTCGACTCGTACTGGCAGCCCGGGGAGGGCATGCTCGTGGAGAAGCCGTTCGGCATCGGCTACACGCTGAACCTCGCGAACTGGCGCTCGTGGGCCGTCCTCGTCGTCGCCGGGGCGCTCCTCTTCCAGGAGCGGAGCGGCGGCGACGCGGAGGGGATGGAGGCCGACGAGGGACCGGTCGAGGTCATCGTCGACGACGACTAG
- a CDS encoding O-acetylhomoserine aminocarboxypropyltransferase/cysteine synthase family protein gives MGDDETDRSIATDSLHAGQEPDPATGARAPPLYQTTSYVFEDADDAAAQFALEEPGYIYSRLMNPTLETLQERLATLEGGVGAAVTASGMASLDLTTFLLAEAGDNVVTASSLYGGTYTYFTHTVERRGITTRFVDTLDYDAYEAAIDDDTAYVHLETIGNPALDTPDIGRVAEIAHDHGVPLFVDNTFATPHLCRPIEHGADLVWNSTTKWLHGSGTTVGGVVVDGGTFPWADHAEKYPELAEDNPAYHGVNFAETFGEAAFTYAAIARGLRDLGNQQAPFDAWQTIQGLETLPLRMDRHCENAMIVAEYLEDHADVSWVNYPGLESHPTHEAASEYLEGGYGGMITFGLEGGYEAARATVESTELASLLANVGDAKTLIIHPASTTHQQLSAEEKEASGVTDDLVRISVGIEDPADVLADLDAAIDAAT, from the coding sequence ATGGGTGACGACGAGACCGACCGTTCGATCGCGACAGACTCGCTTCACGCCGGCCAGGAGCCCGACCCCGCGACCGGGGCGCGGGCGCCGCCGCTGTACCAGACCACGTCGTACGTCTTCGAGGACGCCGACGACGCGGCCGCCCAGTTCGCCCTCGAGGAGCCGGGGTACATCTACTCCCGGCTGATGAACCCGACGCTGGAGACGCTCCAGGAACGGCTCGCCACGCTCGAGGGCGGCGTCGGGGCCGCCGTCACCGCCTCGGGGATGGCGTCGCTCGACCTCACCACCTTCCTGCTCGCGGAGGCGGGCGACAACGTCGTCACCGCCTCGTCGCTGTACGGCGGCACGTACACGTACTTCACCCACACCGTCGAGCGACGCGGCATCACCACCCGGTTCGTCGACACGCTGGACTACGACGCCTACGAGGCGGCGATCGACGACGACACCGCCTACGTCCACCTCGAAACGATCGGAAATCCCGCGCTCGACACCCCGGACATCGGGCGGGTCGCCGAGATCGCCCACGACCACGGGGTCCCACTGTTCGTGGACAACACGTTCGCGACGCCCCACCTCTGCCGGCCGATCGAGCACGGCGCGGACCTCGTCTGGAACTCGACGACGAAGTGGCTCCACGGCTCGGGGACGACCGTCGGCGGGGTCGTCGTCGACGGCGGCACGTTCCCGTGGGCCGACCACGCCGAGAAGTACCCCGAACTCGCGGAGGACAACCCGGCGTACCACGGCGTCAACTTCGCGGAGACGTTCGGCGAGGCGGCGTTCACCTACGCCGCCATCGCCCGCGGCCTGCGCGACCTGGGCAACCAGCAGGCGCCGTTCGACGCCTGGCAGACCATCCAGGGGCTGGAGACGCTCCCGCTCCGGATGGACCGCCACTGCGAGAACGCGATGATCGTCGCCGAGTACCTCGAGGACCACGCGGACGTCTCGTGGGTGAACTACCCGGGGCTCGAGTCGCACCCGACCCACGAGGCCGCCAGCGAGTACCTCGAGGGCGGCTACGGCGGCATGATCACCTTCGGGCTGGAGGGCGGCTACGAGGCCGCCCGAGCGACCGTCGAGTCGACCGAGCTGGCGAGCCTGCTCGCCAACGTGGGCGACGCGAAGACGCTGATCATCCACCCGGCGAGCACCACCCACCAGCAGCTCTCGGCCGAGGAGAAGGAGGCCTCGGGCGTCACCGACGACCTCGTCCGCATCTCGGTCGGCATCGAGGACCCCGCCGACGTCCTCGCCGACCTGGACGCCGCCATCGACGCCGCGACGTAG